The following is a genomic window from candidate division WOR-3 bacterium.
CATCGGACATACCCGGCGGCAGATTGTGCATTCTGTGCAGGTTGCGGTGTCCAGTTTCATCCGCATTAAACTTGCCCGGTTGAACAATGAGTAGATGGCACCAATTGGACATACCGCCCGGCAAAAGGGCCTTTTGATGACCATTGCCGCCCAGATGACAAACATTAAAATCGCCACCTTGTAATAGAACAACCAGGAGACAAGGCTGCGCAACCCCTGAACCGGGTCCCAGAGGACTAAAGGTATCCCGGCTTCCAAGGTGCCCTGCGGGCAAAGTTTGCAGAACCACGGTTCGCCGGTGAAGAAAGCCAGAATCCCGGCAACGAGGATGAAGAAGACAAACTTGAGCGATGTGACCGGCAGGGAAAGTTTGAGTCCAAGGTCAAACAGCCCGATTAGCACCACCACCCCGAGTACAAGAATTAAACCCAGTTCGGCGCCGGCAAAAGGTCCAATTTGGAGCGGTTTGCCGAAAAGGGCAAGAACAAAGACAAGCGGTGCGGCAAGGAGAAGCACCCGGCTACCACCAATCAGGCTGAACAGGGTGAGCGCACCAACACCAGCCGCAATTCCCAGACCAACATCAAACTTGACCGCGATTAACAAGCCGAGCAAAACACCGACTAGCATGCTACCGAACCACCATCTCTTTGGTAACGCCATCTTGCCCTTGTGCAGGCTGTATAAATACAACCCGATAAACGGCACCCAGCCGAAAAGCAGCGACTTCCACACCGCAACCTTGACAAACAGGGCAAGTAAAGCAAC
Proteins encoded in this region:
- a CDS encoding 4Fe-4S binding protein, with protein sequence MAKRRVAPYRISQIIATVILNGYILAYVQGKILYSGFLKSIPEPVLNCYGGPLSVFACPLGSFQQILGQQGIIWWQRVPWVIIGLFLIIGAFVGRAACAWVCPFGLWQDLLYKIKLGKRAGTKGWLTFGVVSGIGLIAVALLALFVKVAVWKSLLFGWVPFIGLYLYSLHKGKMALPKRWWFGSMLVGVLLGLLIAVKFDVGLGIAAGVGALTLFSLIGGSRVLLLAAPLVFVLALFGKPLQIGPFAGAELGLILVLGVVVLIGLFDLGLKLSLPVTSLKFVFFILVAGILAFFTGEPWFCKLCPQGTLEAGIPLVLWDPVQGLRSLVSWLFYYKVAILMFVIWAAMVIKRPFCRAVCPIGAIYSLFNRASLMRMKLDTATCTECTICRRVCPMDIEPYEEPNQGECIRCFECVWNCPKSSLKIST